A part of Deltaproteobacteria bacterium genomic DNA contains:
- a CDS encoding four helix bundle protein: MAGQNYRDLIGWQKAMDLVELVYQATRSFPKEEQFALTSQIRRAAVSIPSNIAEGQGRSSAKEFVNFLSIAHGSVREVETQAMIAQRLKYLTREQAETLLASAAEVGRLIKGLMNAISRR; the protein is encoded by the coding sequence ATGGCGGGACAGAATTACAGGGATCTCATCGGCTGGCAGAAGGCGATGGATCTCGTGGAGCTGGTGTATCAGGCGACACGGAGCTTTCCGAAAGAGGAACAGTTCGCGCTGACATCGCAGATCCGCCGCGCGGCGGTGTCGATTCCATCGAACATCGCAGAGGGCCAGGGCCGGTCGTCGGCCAAGGAGTTCGTGAACTTCCTCTCGATCGCGCACGGTTCGGTTCGCGAGGTGGAGACGCAAGCCATGATTGCCCAGCGGCTGAAGTACTTAACGCGGGAACAGGCGGAGACACTCCTCGCATCAGCTGCGGAAGTTGGCAGGTTGATCAAAGGGCTTATGAACGCGATCTCCAGGAGATAG
- a CDS encoding endonuclease domain-containing protein — protein MASTARLLRKNPTEAERTLWRYLRLRQLHGHKFRRQQPLGPYVADFACLERRLIVEVDGAQHAEQAGRDAQRTAWLESQGFRVLRFWNNEVLRNHDGVIAAICAALSQAPPTSILPRKGGGRRTGGDDPFLLAEEACPEPSRKGQDGGKRG, from the coding sequence ATGGCCAGCACGGCACGGCTGCTGCGGAAGAACCCTACGGAAGCTGAGCGCACGTTGTGGCGTTACCTCCGGCTGCGCCAACTCCACGGCCACAAGTTTCGGCGGCAGCAGCCACTCGGGCCCTACGTCGCAGATTTCGCCTGTTTGGAAAGGCGCCTGATTGTGGAAGTCGACGGCGCCCAACATGCGGAGCAGGCGGGTCGCGACGCCCAACGAACGGCATGGTTGGAGTCGCAGGGATTTCGAGTGCTCAGATTTTGGAACAACGAGGTCTTGCGAAACCACGACGGTGTTATCGCGGCGATTTGCGCGGCTCTGAGTCAGGCACCCCCCACCTCAATCCTCCCCCGCAAGGGGGGAGGAAGGCGGACCGGCGGCGATGATCCTTTCCTCCTTGCTGAGGAAGCCTGTCCCGAGCCAAGTCGAAAGGGTCAGGACGGGGGGAAGCGTGGATAA
- the brxC gene encoding BREX system P-loop protein BrxC, with the protein MQKIGELFARDPGRRIEEVIKVDQANEESVYTELTEYVATESIKEHYRTILRAIADAKADPHEGIGVWVSGFFGSGKSLFAKILGYTVGNRTVGGRTASKIFTETVKDQKISQLLDVINTGVPTHAVIFDVSMDRGVRSANERIVEIMYKALLRELDYPEDFDLAELEITLEGDGRLDDFRTHFQQLHGKPWDVRRKLGLAINEASAVLHELDRHTYSAPDSWAKGLGEKGRADIDPNRLASRAFELAARRRSGKALLFIIDEVGQYVSRSVDKMLDLQAVVQAFGVEGKNRVQARKAVAPCWIVVTSQEKLNEIVDALDSKKIELARLQERFPPIPNQIDLKQSDISEVTGKRVLEKNNAAKPVLETLYDRNEGRLKTVCSLERTHRNIALNKADFVRLYPYLPYQIDLCIDIVAGLRFKRGAQRHIGGSNRTIIKQAQQMLIHPRTNLSDAPIGTLVTLDRVYELLYAGNLLPSEVTREVDDVPKKLPGNAVAHSVAKVIALLEAVKDLPRTPHNIAVALHPSVEADSVLQDVIAALKALEAAQFVRESEEGYKLLTVQEKTWDTTRCGLSPKPAERNRIKRELFGEIFGDPKLRTYRFHNRPFKMALFVDAESVEADGQIALNVVTAEDQNEWQDRCRTTRATSNERQNDIFWVAGLTDETHRQVEDLYRSREMVSMHERLATQGKLSPEESSCLAEEKIRRDRIQRDLRSKLTDVLQAGSGFFRGVEKDGSALGKTLPDVMQGMLAHAVPALFPKIEMGVRPLKGDEAEKFLTAANLNGLPAIFYDQDNGLNLVAKQAGKFVPNATAEICKEVLDYIKREHSYGNKVTGKSLETHFEGIGYGWEGEILKVVLAVLLRGGAVEVTHQGRKYRNHNDPACRIPFTKTPAFRAASFAPREALDLKMLTDAARHFEEITGKDVDIEEGAIAAAFQKLASEDREQLLPLVARMQALHLPGADAVEEHLHTVEGILEMPADDCVKTLGGEGKSYKESRLRMKRLIDATTEENLNIIRAARSVLDEQWPAVQVRTGEGALVDRAKELQENLQSPNFFEAVEAMRQAAAAIEAEHRRLYEAAHTERATLFATAIEEIKGQPDWATVAADPSIPQAQKDGILAPLQRRSCAELSLAASNPACSTCRSSLNEIEADMAAVAGLSGAALQVLASMAAPNQRVERVRLAAFLGSRLESPADVEAGIERLKEHLLKLLAEGVRIVLE; encoded by the coding sequence ATGCAGAAAATCGGCGAACTCTTCGCCCGCGATCCGGGCCGACGCATCGAAGAGGTCATCAAGGTCGACCAGGCCAACGAGGAATCGGTTTACACCGAGCTGACCGAGTACGTCGCGACCGAGTCGATCAAGGAGCATTACCGGACTATCCTTCGAGCGATCGCCGACGCGAAGGCCGACCCACACGAGGGTATCGGCGTGTGGGTGTCGGGTTTCTTCGGCTCCGGTAAATCGCTGTTCGCGAAAATCCTCGGGTACACCGTCGGCAATCGAACCGTCGGCGGTAGGACCGCGAGCAAAATCTTCACCGAGACGGTGAAGGATCAGAAGATTTCCCAACTGCTCGACGTCATCAACACCGGTGTTCCGACGCACGCGGTCATCTTCGACGTCTCGATGGATCGCGGCGTGCGCTCCGCCAACGAGCGGATTGTCGAGATCATGTACAAGGCGCTGCTTCGCGAGTTGGACTACCCGGAGGACTTCGACCTCGCCGAGCTCGAAATCACCCTGGAAGGCGACGGGCGCCTCGACGACTTCCGCACGCATTTCCAGCAGCTTCATGGCAAGCCATGGGATGTCCGGCGCAAGCTGGGACTGGCCATCAACGAGGCGAGCGCGGTGCTCCATGAACTCGACCGGCACACATACTCGGCTCCGGACTCGTGGGCGAAGGGCCTAGGCGAGAAGGGACGCGCCGACATCGATCCCAACCGGCTGGCCAGCCGCGCCTTCGAGTTGGCTGCCCGGCGCCGGTCCGGCAAGGCGCTGCTGTTCATCATCGACGAAGTGGGTCAGTACGTCTCGCGCAGCGTGGACAAGATGCTCGACCTGCAAGCGGTCGTGCAAGCCTTCGGCGTCGAAGGGAAGAACCGCGTCCAAGCACGCAAGGCGGTGGCGCCGTGCTGGATCGTGGTCACGTCGCAGGAGAAGCTGAACGAGATCGTCGATGCACTCGACTCGAAGAAGATTGAGCTGGCGCGCTTGCAAGAGCGCTTCCCGCCGATTCCCAATCAGATCGATCTCAAACAATCCGACATCTCGGAGGTCACCGGCAAGCGCGTCCTGGAGAAAAACAACGCCGCCAAGCCGGTTCTTGAAACGCTCTACGACCGCAACGAGGGCCGCCTCAAGACCGTCTGCTCGCTCGAACGAACACACCGCAATATCGCCTTGAACAAAGCCGACTTCGTTCGTCTCTATCCGTATCTCCCGTACCAGATCGATCTGTGCATCGACATCGTCGCCGGGCTGCGGTTCAAGCGCGGTGCCCAGCGTCACATCGGCGGCAGCAACCGCACGATCATCAAGCAAGCGCAGCAGATGCTGATCCATCCTCGGACGAACTTGTCCGATGCGCCGATCGGAACGCTGGTTACGCTCGATCGCGTGTATGAACTGCTCTATGCCGGCAACCTGCTGCCCAGCGAAGTCACGCGCGAGGTCGATGACGTCCCCAAGAAGCTACCGGGGAACGCGGTGGCTCATAGCGTCGCGAAGGTCATCGCGCTCTTGGAGGCGGTCAAGGACCTGCCGCGAACGCCGCACAATATCGCTGTTGCGCTGCACCCCAGCGTCGAAGCGGATTCCGTCTTGCAAGACGTGATCGCTGCGTTGAAGGCGTTGGAGGCGGCGCAGTTCGTCCGGGAATCCGAAGAAGGCTATAAACTCCTCACGGTCCAGGAGAAGACGTGGGACACCACCCGCTGTGGTCTGTCGCCAAAGCCGGCCGAGCGCAACCGCATCAAGCGCGAATTGTTCGGCGAGATCTTCGGCGACCCGAAGCTGAGGACGTACCGCTTTCACAATCGGCCGTTCAAGATGGCGCTGTTCGTCGACGCCGAAAGCGTCGAGGCCGATGGTCAGATCGCCCTCAACGTGGTCACCGCCGAGGACCAGAACGAGTGGCAGGACCGGTGCCGCACGACTCGCGCGACCAGTAACGAACGGCAGAACGACATCTTCTGGGTAGCGGGACTGACGGATGAGACCCACCGTCAGGTCGAGGATCTCTACCGCTCGCGCGAAATGGTCTCGATGCATGAGCGCCTGGCCACCCAAGGCAAACTGAGTCCCGAAGAATCGTCGTGCCTTGCCGAGGAGAAGATCCGGCGCGACCGCATCCAACGTGACCTCCGCAGCAAGTTGACCGACGTGTTGCAGGCCGGATCGGGATTCTTCCGCGGTGTCGAAAAGGACGGCTCCGCGTTGGGCAAGACGCTCCCGGACGTGATGCAGGGCATGCTCGCGCACGCCGTGCCGGCCCTGTTTCCGAAGATCGAGATGGGCGTCCGGCCGCTCAAAGGCGACGAAGCCGAGAAGTTCCTCACTGCCGCGAACCTCAACGGTCTGCCGGCGATCTTCTACGACCAAGACAACGGCCTGAACCTTGTCGCGAAGCAGGCCGGCAAATTCGTCCCGAACGCCACGGCTGAGATCTGCAAGGAAGTGCTGGATTACATCAAGCGTGAGCACTCCTACGGAAACAAGGTGACGGGGAAGTCGCTCGAAACCCACTTCGAGGGGATCGGCTACGGCTGGGAGGGCGAGATCCTCAAAGTCGTACTGGCCGTCTTGCTGCGCGGCGGGGCGGTTGAAGTGACGCATCAGGGGCGCAAGTACCGCAACCACAATGACCCGGCGTGTCGCATTCCGTTCACGAAGACACCGGCCTTCCGCGCGGCATCGTTCGCTCCGCGTGAAGCACTCGACCTGAAGATGCTGACGGATGCGGCGCGGCACTTTGAGGAGATCACAGGTAAGGACGTCGACATCGAAGAGGGCGCGATCGCTGCCGCTTTTCAGAAGCTCGCCAGCGAAGACCGCGAGCAACTCCTACCGTTAGTGGCCCGGATGCAGGCGCTGCATCTCCCGGGAGCCGATGCGGTTGAGGAGCATCTGCACACCGTCGAAGGCATCCTCGAAATGCCAGCCGACGATTGCGTGAAGACTCTGGGCGGCGAAGGCAAATCGTACAAGGAATCTCGCCTCCGGATGAAGCGTTTGATCGACGCGACCACGGAGGAGAACCTCAACATCATTCGCGCTGCCCGGTCGGTTTTGGACGAGCAGTGGCCGGCGGTTCAGGTTCGCACCGGCGAAGGCGCCCTCGTCGACCGCGCCAAGGAGCTGCAAGAGAACCTGCAATCCCCCAACTTCTTCGAAGCAGTCGAAGCGATGCGGCAGGCAGCCGCCGCTATCGAGGCCGAGCACCGTCGTCTGTACGAAGCGGCGCACACGGAGCGGGCAACGTTGTTCGCCACGGCGATCGAGGAGATCAAGGGGCAACCCGACTGGGCGACAGTTGCGGCAGACCCGAGCATTCCGCAGGCCCAAAAAGATGGCATCTTGGCACCGTTACAGCGCCGATCATGTGCGGAGCTGAGCCTCGCTGCCAGCAATCCGGCATGCAGCACCTGCCGCAGCTCGCTCAACGAGATCGAAGCCGACATGGCCGCCGTGGCAGGACTGAGCGGCGCGGCCCTGCAGGTGCTTGCAAGCATGGCCGCACCGAACCAGCGGGTTGAGCGGGTGCGGTTGGCCGCATTTCTCGGCAGTCGGCTTGAAAGCCCAGCAGACGTGGAGGCCGGCATCGAGCGGCTCAAGGAGCACCTGCTGAAGCTGCTGGCCGAGGGCGTGCGGATCGTTTTGGAATGA
- a CDS encoding DUF1788 domain-containing protein — protein sequence MSSLRERIERLERDLLADPPRISAYHDLPFTIFRYDPSDEFPARKECLRLATRLQNARRRVHFISLGEILWKAIRETEGIAAIAKEERKLGFDRAQRTVSTLLSDKDFTELPVELVKRMEGFDPAVDCAFLVRAGALAPAIYRCAKLLDELHGRTMVPVVLFYPGTTDAPEGEGATSLRFMGMEERQGAGTYNYRVKIY from the coding sequence ATGTCGTCGCTGCGCGAACGCATTGAGCGGCTGGAGCGGGACCTTCTCGCCGATCCCCCGCGGATCAGCGCCTATCACGACCTGCCGTTCACGATCTTTCGTTACGACCCGTCGGACGAGTTTCCAGCTCGCAAGGAATGCTTGCGGCTGGCAACGCGCCTGCAGAACGCCCGGCGGCGCGTCCACTTCATCTCACTCGGCGAGATCCTGTGGAAGGCAATCCGCGAGACGGAGGGAATCGCGGCGATCGCAAAAGAAGAACGCAAACTGGGGTTCGACCGGGCACAGCGCACCGTCTCGACGCTGCTCTCCGACAAGGATTTCACCGAGCTGCCGGTCGAATTGGTAAAACGCATGGAGGGCTTCGATCCGGCGGTTGATTGCGCCTTCCTTGTGCGTGCCGGCGCGTTGGCTCCCGCGATCTACCGCTGCGCCAAGCTGCTCGACGAGTTGCACGGGCGCACCATGGTCCCGGTCGTTCTCTTCTATCCCGGCACGACTGACGCGCCCGAAGGCGAGGGCGCTACGAGTTTGCGCTTCATGGGTATGGAAGAGCGGCAAGGTGCGGGCACATACAACTACCGCGTGAAGATCTACTGA
- a CDS encoding DUF1819 family protein: MSASATPLYNARLIKGGALLGDIRLLVRGWQAEEPPSSQKDRGVRANVLAKPSRSRTVDVFEQTFLPRFVVGPIPEAWRLVRALEDRNLPLEVLRPVYYWITARSEPILYDYATQIVWEQAQRGQTTVRVQDAAAWIRQKLRAQHRVWSDTVVVRVAQGLLSTLRDFGVVEGRVKKRIAPAHLAIEAFAFVAFALHLLGVTGARLVDHSDWRLFLLAPTAVERLFFESHQHHLLTYHAAGRVVRLDFAAHSPEGMADVVAARTH, encoded by the coding sequence ATGAGCGCGAGCGCCACGCCGCTCTACAACGCACGCCTCATAAAGGGCGGCGCATTGCTCGGTGACATCCGGCTCTTGGTCAGAGGATGGCAGGCAGAGGAGCCGCCCAGCAGCCAGAAAGACCGTGGCGTGCGCGCGAACGTACTCGCCAAGCCATCTCGGTCGCGTACGGTCGACGTCTTCGAACAGACCTTCTTGCCCCGCTTCGTCGTCGGCCCGATCCCGGAGGCGTGGCGACTCGTGCGAGCCCTGGAGGATCGCAACCTGCCGTTGGAGGTTCTGCGACCGGTGTACTACTGGATCACCGCCCGCAGCGAGCCGATCCTGTACGACTACGCTACGCAGATCGTGTGGGAGCAAGCGCAACGAGGGCAGACCACGGTGCGTGTGCAAGACGCCGCAGCCTGGATTCGCCAGAAGCTTCGCGCCCAACACCGGGTATGGTCGGACACGGTGGTTGTGCGGGTAGCACAGGGGCTGCTCTCGACCCTGCGGGACTTTGGCGTCGTCGAGGGGCGCGTGAAAAAGCGCATCGCTCCCGCCCATCTCGCTATCGAGGCGTTTGCGTTCGTAGCGTTTGCGCTCCATCTGCTCGGGGTGACCGGCGCGCGCCTTGTTGACCATTCGGACTGGCGCCTGTTCCTGTTGGCGCCTACCGCCGTCGAACGACTGTTTTTCGAATCGCACCAGCATCATCTGCTGACGTACCACGCTGCTGGCCGGGTTGTTCGCCTCGATTTCGCGGCCCACAGCCCCGAGGGCATGGCTGATGTCGTCGCTGCGCGAACGCATTGA
- a CDS encoding BrxE family protein produces MTQKGWLAIVQEHGERGAVVCLAQLVAQAGSSQHLKWWDDEALTAAGHYALERIFPRNPRFVAMRLALRSARERHAGVLAGVGAANAITLFDAAEALLDAGGCDDHDLSRDFSVDEFRSRLRATAANAQVAEPDSRGVIDAGAFGTDWLARAAAAYLRGEAGRPVFPFFRTPQSRGPA; encoded by the coding sequence ATGACGCAGAAAGGTTGGTTGGCGATTGTCCAGGAGCATGGAGAAAGAGGGGCGGTTGTATGTCTTGCGCAGCTGGTGGCCCAGGCGGGGTCTTCGCAGCACTTGAAGTGGTGGGACGACGAGGCGCTGACAGCGGCGGGACACTATGCGCTCGAGCGGATCTTTCCGCGCAACCCACGGTTCGTCGCAATGCGGCTGGCGCTGAGATCGGCCAGAGAGCGCCACGCGGGCGTGTTGGCCGGTGTGGGCGCCGCCAACGCGATCACTCTTTTCGATGCTGCTGAAGCGTTGCTCGATGCGGGCGGGTGCGACGACCACGACCTGAGCCGGGACTTTTCGGTCGATGAGTTCCGTAGCCGACTGCGTGCCACCGCGGCAAACGCGCAGGTGGCCGAACCTGACTCACGCGGGGTCATCGACGCCGGCGCCTTCGGCACCGATTGGCTGGCGAGAGCGGCGGCTGCGTATCTTCGCGGAGAGGCCGGGCGGCCCGTCTTTCCGTTCTTTCGCACCCCGCAATCCCGAGGGCCAGCATGA
- a CDS encoding c-type cytochrome, with protein MAMPTTTPEPFSGTLAARWRVGFAVLALVVAGLVLAGFYKDQFREWKDWQQRFVEQEIARATTAEQREAAGRIPLELRQIHLPALERVDRCTSCHLGVEDPTYAGYPQPFAYHPNHDRHPFEKFGCTICHGGQGHATSAQAAHGHVPYWEEPLLSLKYVQSSCGKCHLASDVPEAEALAKGKRLFEDLGCRGCHRLGGEGNSIGPELDRVGRRRTPNWLLQHFRDPAKSTPGSLMPPLRVTDEEVEQLTVYMMSLTAEPLTEYYLSMKAIPGQELGRRLFEDKGCIGCHALGGKGGTVGPPLDHVAQRRSAEWIYAHFRDPQKVSPGTVMPRFGFSEHEARALTQFVLTLSDSELVGYLKIPALMTPEARGQQVYRKYGCAGCHGPEGKGGVPNPNAKTGGRVPSLLYVAEGYSASELNEFILRGQPEIAALDPAQPKPPLYMPAWRGKIAEGELTDLGAYLRSLLPQGEQVEF; from the coding sequence ATGGCCATGCCGACCACCACTCCCGAGCCCTTCTCCGGCACGCTGGCCGCCCGCTGGCGTGTGGGCTTCGCGGTGTTGGCCCTGGTTGTGGCCGGGCTGGTACTAGCCGGCTTTTACAAGGACCAGTTCCGCGAGTGGAAGGACTGGCAGCAGCGCTTCGTCGAGCAGGAGATCGCCCGCGCCACCACCGCCGAGCAGCGGGAGGCGGCCGGGCGCATCCCGCTCGAGCTGCGTCAGATCCACCTGCCCGCGCTCGAGCGCGTCGACCGCTGCACCAGCTGCCATCTGGGGGTGGAGGATCCGACCTACGCCGGCTACCCGCAGCCATTTGCGTATCACCCCAACCACGATCGGCATCCGTTCGAAAAGTTCGGCTGCACGATTTGCCATGGTGGTCAGGGCCACGCCACCAGCGCGCAAGCGGCGCACGGGCACGTGCCCTACTGGGAAGAGCCGTTGCTGTCGCTGAAGTACGTCCAGTCGTCGTGCGGCAAGTGTCATCTCGCCAGCGACGTGCCCGAAGCCGAGGCGCTGGCCAAGGGCAAGCGGCTGTTCGAAGATCTCGGCTGCCGCGGCTGTCACCGCCTCGGCGGCGAGGGCAACTCGATCGGACCGGAACTCGATCGAGTCGGCCGCCGCCGCACCCCCAACTGGTTGCTACAGCACTTCCGCGACCCGGCTAAGTCCACCCCCGGCTCGCTCATGCCGCCACTGCGTGTGACTGACGAGGAAGTCGAGCAACTGACGGTTTACATGATGAGCCTGACGGCCGAGCCGCTGACCGAGTACTATCTCTCGATGAAGGCCATCCCGGGGCAGGAACTGGGGCGGCGCCTGTTCGAGGACAAGGGCTGCATCGGTTGCCACGCCTTGGGCGGCAAAGGCGGCACGGTCGGGCCGCCACTCGATCACGTTGCCCAGCGGCGCAGTGCCGAGTGGATCTACGCGCACTTTCGCGACCCGCAGAAAGTGTCGCCGGGCACGGTGATGCCGCGCTTCGGCTTCAGCGAACACGAGGCGCGGGCGCTGACGCAGTTCGTGCTCACGCTTAGTGACAGCGAGCTGGTGGGCTATCTCAAGATCCCGGCGCTGATGACGCCCGAGGCCCGTGGCCAGCAGGTCTACCGCAAGTACGGCTGCGCCGGCTGCCACGGCCCGGAAGGCAAGGGCGGCGTGCCCAACCCCAACGCCAAGACCGGCGGCCGGGTGCCCTCGCTGCTCTACGTCGCCGAAGGCTATTCGGCCAGCGAGCTGAACGAGTTCATCTTGCGCGGACAGCCCGAGATTGCCGCGCTCGATCCCGCGCAGCCCAAGCCGCCGCTCTACATGCCGGCCTGGCGCGGCAAGATCGCCGAGGGCGAGCTGACCGACCTCGGTGCCTATCTGCGCAGCCTGCTGCCGCAAGGCGAGCAGGTGGAGTTCTAG
- a CDS encoding alginate export family protein: MRWFVRCAVTASVVAACTTWAAEPKQPAEKGWQDRLTFTLSDRVRGEFVDWFQPALSKAPAGAHRYDFLANQLRPGLRLELPHLLVVVEGQDTRLVNLPDDASAPNPSKAGNLGPGALYYANTRSRDQGESFLKQGYATVKDLPGLAGISLTAGRFDYSDGLETIPADAALAWVKRARVGERLIGPFGFTHVTRSLDGVKLVYDQPSFNLTALGSRPTAGGFEVSANRELGIYVAGLAATLKQIEGMTPLDARLFYLYYRDNRDHAAKVDNRAKAVREADRKDIEVHTLGSHAVTVVEVGPGKADGLLWGALQAGDWGQLDHFAWAYAVEGGYQFPKVPASPWVRLGYNRSSGDDDGTDQIHHTFMQLIPTARAYAQFPFYNLMNSEDLFAQLIVKPTSTITIRSDYHWLRATNSADLWYSGGGATSPTFFGYAGLPTGGNRELAHLLDLGITVAVTKQVTAYGYCAHAFGQGIARSTYEGASANYGYVELTYRY; the protein is encoded by the coding sequence ATGAGATGGTTCGTTCGCTGCGCAGTCACCGCAAGTGTGGTGGCGGCGTGCACCACCTGGGCCGCCGAGCCCAAGCAACCGGCCGAGAAGGGCTGGCAGGATCGCCTGACATTCACTTTGAGTGATCGCGTGCGGGGCGAATTCGTCGATTGGTTTCAACCCGCGCTGAGCAAAGCGCCGGCCGGCGCTCATCGCTACGACTTCCTCGCTAACCAGTTGCGCCCCGGCCTGCGACTGGAGCTGCCTCACCTACTCGTCGTCGTCGAAGGTCAGGACACCCGCCTGGTCAACTTGCCGGACGACGCCAGTGCCCCCAACCCCTCGAAGGCCGGCAACCTCGGCCCCGGGGCCCTGTACTACGCCAACACCCGCAGCCGCGATCAGGGCGAGTCGTTCTTGAAGCAAGGCTACGCCACCGTGAAGGACCTGCCGGGTCTGGCGGGCATCTCGCTCACCGCCGGGCGGTTCGATTACAGCGACGGACTCGAGACCATCCCGGCCGACGCCGCGCTGGCGTGGGTCAAACGTGCCCGCGTCGGCGAGCGCTTGATCGGCCCCTTCGGTTTCACCCACGTCACCCGCAGCCTCGATGGCGTGAAGCTGGTCTACGATCAGCCCTCGTTCAACCTGACGGCGCTCGGCAGCCGGCCGACCGCCGGCGGCTTCGAGGTCAGCGCCAACCGCGAGTTGGGGATCTACGTCGCCGGCCTGGCGGCGACACTGAAGCAGATCGAGGGCATGACGCCGCTCGATGCGCGGCTGTTTTACCTCTACTACCGCGACAACCGCGACCACGCCGCCAAGGTCGACAACCGCGCCAAGGCCGTGCGCGAGGCCGATCGCAAGGACATCGAGGTGCACACCCTCGGCAGCCATGCGGTAACTGTCGTCGAAGTCGGCCCGGGCAAAGCCGACGGGCTATTGTGGGGTGCGCTGCAGGCCGGCGACTGGGGCCAGCTCGATCACTTCGCCTGGGCCTATGCCGTCGAAGGCGGCTATCAATTCCCCAAAGTGCCGGCCTCGCCATGGGTGCGGCTCGGTTACAACCGCTCCTCCGGCGATGATGACGGCACGGACCAGATTCACCACACCTTCATGCAGCTGATCCCGACCGCGCGCGCCTACGCCCAGTTCCCCTTCTATAACTTGATGAACAGCGAGGATCTCTTCGCCCAACTGATTGTGAAGCCGACCAGCACGATCACCATCCGCAGCGATTATCACTGGCTGCGGGCAACCAACAGCGCCGACCTCTGGTACTCCGGTGGTGGCGCCACCAGCCCGACCTTCTTCGGCTACGCCGGGCTGCCCACCGGCGGTAACCGTGAGTTGGCGCACTTGCTCGATCTCGGAATTACCGTGGCGGTCACCAAACAGGTCACGGCCTACGGCTACTGCGCCCACGCCTTCGGCCAGGGAATCGCCCGCAGCACCTACGAGGGGGCGAGTGCCAACTACGGATACGTCGAGTTAACGTACCGTTACTGA
- a CDS encoding cytochrome b N-terminal domain-containing protein, which yields MTWLSSLWCRFEQTRVGRSIFRVGLPQSSLQRAQAMMSSFFLHLHSAKVNRRSLRPTTTLGLGLISLYLFLLLVISGVLLMFYYVPSTQHAYHDMKDLEFVVTAGQLLRNIHRWSAHLMVALVFLHLCRVFLTGAYKPPREFNWLIGVALFLITLFLSFTGYLLPWDQLAYWAVTVGTNIAAYAPLVGEYVRFVLLGGTTVGQAALTRFYALHVMVLPLAAAMLIAVHLWRVRKDGGLARPNEAAAVLTEDFAPGTLPTSKTYGLMELARGSTPAVGIRPEEEIPSWPHLLFRELVLALATVAVILVLAIFFDAPLEEPANPVRPPNPAKAPWYFLGLQELVSYSAFWGGVAAPTILVAILVLLPYCDRRPAGVGVWFGQGRRLATTTFTVCVIAIVVLTIVGSLLRGPNWALVWPWQPPAASH from the coding sequence ATGACGTGGCTCAGCTCGCTCTGGTGCCGCTTCGAGCAGACGCGCGTGGGCCGCTCGATCTTCCGCGTCGGCTTGCCGCAAAGCTCGCTGCAGCGGGCGCAGGCGATGATGTCGAGTTTCTTCTTGCACCTGCACTCCGCCAAGGTGAACCGGCGCTCGCTGCGACCCACCACCACTCTCGGCCTCGGGCTGATCAGCCTCTACTTGTTTCTGCTGCTGGTGATCTCGGGCGTGTTATTGATGTTTTATTACGTACCCAGCACCCAGCACGCCTACCACGACATGAAGGACCTCGAGTTCGTCGTCACCGCGGGCCAGCTGCTGCGCAATATCCACCGCTGGAGCGCGCATCTGATGGTGGCGCTGGTGTTCTTGCACCTGTGCCGGGTGTTTCTCACCGGCGCCTACAAGCCGCCGCGCGAGTTCAACTGGCTCATCGGCGTCGCTCTGTTCTTGATCACGCTGTTTCTGAGCTTCACCGGCTATCTGCTGCCCTGGGACCAGCTGGCGTACTGGGCCGTGACGGTGGGTACCAACATCGCCGCCTACGCACCGCTGGTCGGTGAATACGTCCGCTTCGTGCTGCTCGGCGGCACCACCGTCGGGCAGGCGGCGCTGACCCGCTTCTACGCGCTGCACGTAATGGTGCTGCCGCTGGCGGCCGCCATGCTGATTGCCGTGCATCTTTGGCGGGTGCGCAAGGACGGCGGCCTCGCCCGCCCCAATGAGGCAGCGGCGGTCCTCACCGAGGACTTCGCTCCTGGCACGCTGCCGACCTCGAAGACCTACGGCTTGATGGAGCTGGCGCGCGGCAGCACGCCCGCGGTCGGCATCCGCCCGGAAGAGGAAATCCCGTCATGGCCACACCTGTTGTTTCGCGAGCTGGTGCTGGCGCTGGCCACGGTGGCAGTGATTCTGGTGCTGGCGATATTCTTCGATGCGCCTTTGGAGGAGCCCGCCAACCCGGTGCGGCCGCCTAACCCAGCCAAAGCGCCGTGGTACTTCCTGGGCTTGCAGGAGCTGGTCAGTTACTCCGCCTTCTGGGGCGGGGTGGCGGCCCCGACCATCCTGGTTGCCATTCTCGTGCTGCTGCCGTATTGCGACCGGCGCCCCGCGGGCGTCGGGGTTTGGTTCGGGCAGGGGCGGCGCCTGGCGACCACGACCTTCACTGTTTGTGTGATCGCGATCGTCGTGCTCACCATTGTCGGCTCGCTCCTGCGCGGCCCCAACTGGGCTCTGGTTTGGCCATGGCAACCACCAGCCGCTTCGCACTGA